The Moorella glycerini genomic interval CTTTTCCTGGTTGACGGTGATAAAACCGTTATGCAGCCAGAAACGGGCAAAAGGGCAGCCTGTCTGGGCTTCTGCCTGGGCAATTTCGTTTTCATGGTGGGGGAAAATGAGATCGGCGCCGCCGCCGTGGATATCGAACCCTGCCCCCAGGTATTTCAAGGCCATGGTGGAGCACTCGATATGCCAGCCCGGCCGGCCCGGCCCCCAGGGGCTATCCCAGGCCGGTTCCCCGGGGCAGGCGGCCTTCCAGAGGGCAAAATCCAGGGGATTACGCTTGGCGGTATTGACTTCCACCCTGGCGCCGGCCCGCATTTCCCCGGGGCTACGCCTGGACAGGCGGCCGTAGGCGGGGAACTTTTCTACTTCAAAGTAAACATCGCCGCCGGCTTCATAGGCAAAACCGCGCCTCATAAGCTCCTCGATGGCGGCGATAATATCTCCTATATGCTGGCTGACCCGGGGATAAAGGGAGGCCCGCTTCACATTTAAGGCATCGGCGTCGCGGAAAAACTCTTCAATATAACGTTCAGCTATACTTAAAGCCGGTACTCCTTCTTCCCGGGCCCTGTTGATGACCTTGTCGTCGATGTCAGTGAAATTCTGGACATAAAGGACGTCATAATTCCGGTATTCCAGGTAACGGCGTAAGGCGTCAAAGACCACCAGGGGCCGGGCGTTGCCCAGGTGGATATAGTTATAAGTGGTCGGACCGCAGACATACATCCGCACCCGGCCCGGCTCAGCCGGAGTGAACTCTTCCTTTCGTCCCGTCAGCGTATTGTACAGGTAAATGCTCATCCTTGCTGGCCTCCAGTTCTTCGATCCTTTGTTCCAACCGCTGGATCTGGCGTTGCAGGCAGAGGAGCATTTCAGCCACCGGATCCGGCAGTTCGTCGTGGCGGAG includes:
- the cysS gene encoding cysteine--tRNA ligase, with the translated sequence MYLYNTLTGRKEEFTPAEPGRVRMYVCGPTTYNYIHLGNARPLVVFDALRRYLEYRNYDVLYVQNFTDIDDKVINRAREEGVPALSIAERYIEEFFRDADALNVKRASLYPRVSQHIGDIIAAIEELMRRGFAYEAGGDVYFEVEKFPAYGRLSRRSPGEMRAGARVEVNTAKRNPLDFALWKAACPGEPAWDSPWGPGRPGWHIECSTMALKYLGAGFDIHGGGADLIFPHHENEIAQAEAQTGCPFARFWLHNGFITVNQEKMSKSRGNFFLVRDIASRFRPLAVRLFLLATHYRSPIDFDDAGLLAAEKGLERLENTRRLLNEARCHLGGAGGSTASSEEGATLAGRVEELRREFTAALDDDFNTARALAALYDLAREINSYLGGTARPEAGVVNRAATVFEELGENVLGLFGRPQQQLDDALLEGLMDIILSIRQEARQRKDWATADAIRDRLKALGIILEDTPHGSRWKKS